A region from the Melioribacter roseus P3M-2 genome encodes:
- a CDS encoding alkaline phosphatase family protein, whose amino-acid sequence MTKNIIRLLILILLLILPQTYGYGKDEAPVKVKLVVQIVVDQLRADQIDKYSANLSEEGFNYLKKNGRYFGNTKISYARSATGPGHASIATGSVPAYHGIVNNDWYDRISKKKVYCAEYGGVISPLNLIGSTLSDEIYISQAGNAKIFGVSQKDRGAVFLAGHFGKAFWMDDDSIKFITSAYYYDKAPDFLNKFNDEIKFDNFSGYSWKPLYDPEKYVNYADKRQTEKFGLARFEKQSEPSAILNSPLGDSLTFELAKFIIMENRLGKGGHTDYISISFSSTDKIGHYFGNSSIEFEDQIYRLDKLIAGLIDFLDKYAGMNNVLITLTADHGAKDSFVPSNGNKNSTPERRRSGNLKSLCNDYVKDKLNVDFDAVEEIIMPNIYLNEDAIKNNGLKVEDVEILLKEYLRNKNGIYDVYTSSEIERNNLLLNMISSRVINSYCHKRSGNLYIVFEPEIPGGGNFYNRSEHGTPWNYDISIPLFFCGPGIVSGGYDGEVYIEDIAVTLANYLGLKLPSAASGKVIKFAR is encoded by the coding sequence ATGACTAAAAACATAATACGCCTTCTCATTCTTATTCTTCTCCTGATTTTGCCGCAAACTTACGGCTATGGAAAAGACGAGGCGCCCGTCAAAGTTAAACTTGTCGTTCAAATAGTCGTTGACCAGTTGCGAGCCGACCAAATCGATAAATACTCGGCAAATTTATCCGAAGAAGGGTTCAACTATTTGAAAAAGAATGGACGTTATTTCGGCAATACAAAAATTTCATACGCCCGCAGCGCAACCGGACCGGGACACGCGTCGATTGCAACAGGTTCCGTCCCGGCATATCACGGAATTGTAAACAACGATTGGTACGACAGGATTTCAAAAAAGAAAGTTTACTGCGCCGAATACGGCGGGGTTATATCGCCTCTTAATCTTATCGGCTCTACTCTTTCGGATGAAATTTATATTTCGCAAGCGGGCAATGCAAAAATTTTCGGCGTATCTCAAAAGGACAGGGGAGCGGTTTTCCTTGCCGGGCATTTCGGCAAAGCCTTCTGGATGGATGACGATTCGATAAAATTTATTACGAGCGCATATTATTACGATAAAGCCCCCGATTTTCTAAATAAATTTAACGACGAGATTAAGTTCGATAATTTTTCCGGTTATTCATGGAAACCTCTCTACGATCCGGAGAAATACGTTAATTATGCGGATAAAAGACAGACGGAGAAATTCGGTCTGGCGCGTTTTGAAAAACAGTCCGAACCGTCGGCAATTCTGAATTCTCCGCTTGGTGATTCGCTCACTTTTGAATTGGCTAAGTTTATTATAATGGAAAACCGCCTTGGCAAAGGCGGACATACAGACTACATTTCGATTTCATTTTCGTCAACGGATAAAATAGGACATTACTTCGGCAATTCTTCGATCGAATTTGAAGACCAGATATACAGGCTCGACAAACTGATTGCCGGCTTAATCGACTTCCTCGATAAATACGCGGGAATGAATAACGTACTTATTACCTTGACCGCAGACCACGGAGCAAAAGATTCATTCGTCCCTTCGAACGGAAATAAAAACTCGACACCGGAACGGAGACGCTCCGGAAATTTGAAGTCGTTATGCAACGATTATGTTAAAGATAAGTTGAACGTTGATTTCGACGCCGTAGAAGAAATTATTATGCCGAATATTTATTTGAATGAAGACGCTATTAAAAATAACGGTCTGAAAGTAGAAGACGTTGAAATACTTCTTAAAGAATATCTGAGAAATAAGAACGGAATTTACGACGTATATACATCGTCCGAGATAGAGCGGAATAATCTTCTTTTGAATATGATTTCCTCAAGGGTAATAAACTCGTATTGTCACAAGAGGTCGGGCAATCTGTACATAGTTTTCGAGCCGGAAATTCCCGGCGGCGGCAATTTCTACAACCGTTCCGAGCACGGAACGCCATGGAATTACGACATTTCGATTCCTCTCTTTTTCTGCGGA
- a CDS encoding GIY-YIG nuclease family protein → MYTVYVLYSRRFNKIYIGQTENLERRLSEHNNGISTYTRRYMPWEVIYTEEYSTRPEALKRERQLKSQKGREFIWNYINRRVAGSIR, encoded by the coding sequence ATGTATACAGTGTATGTATTATATTCCCGTCGATTTAACAAAATCTACATAGGACAAACTGAAAATCTCGAGAGAAGATTATCGGAACATAACAACGGAATTTCAACTTACACGAGAAGATATATGCCCTGGGAAGTAATTTATACAGAAGAATATTCCACTCGTCCGGAAGCTCTAAAACGGGAGAGGCAATTGAAGAGTCAAAAGGGCAGGGAGTTTATATGGAATTACATAAACCGCAGGGTTGCAGGTTCGATCCGTTAG
- a CDS encoding acyl-CoA mutase large subunit family protein: protein MDLAELKKKIEETYADWEENYYKKTVERYPERQPEFTTPSFTKIKPLYTPDDYLPENYIEEIGYPGKYPFTRGVQPTMYRGRLWTMRQYAGFGTARESNERYRYLLSQGQMGLSVAFDLPTQIGYDSDDPMALGEVGKVGVAIDTLADMEILFDQIPLDKVSTSMTINAPASVLLAMYIAVAEKQGVSKDKLSGTIQNDILKEYVARGTYIFPPKPSMRLITDIFKYCSAEIPKWNTISISGYHIREAGSTAAQEVGFTLADGIAYVEAAINSGLNVDDFAGQLSFFFNSHNDLLEEVAKFRAARRLWAKIMKNRFKAIKPKSMMLRFHAQTAGSALTAQQVDNNIIRVAVQTLAATLGGAQSLHTNSRDEALALPTEESVKIALRTQQIIAYESGVTNTIDPLAGSYYVESLTNQIEKEAEEYIKKIDSLGGMVSAIELGYVQTEIQKSAYKYQQEVEKGERIIIGVNKFAEREEHKGKLLKIDERVQQEQIDFLRKIKSERDNVLVEQKLKELKTAAETDSNLMPYIIDAVKAYSSIGEICNTLRSVFGEYKEQVII from the coding sequence ATGGATCTGGCAGAACTGAAAAAGAAAATCGAAGAAACCTATGCAGACTGGGAAGAAAATTACTACAAAAAAACCGTGGAACGATACCCGGAAAGACAGCCTGAATTCACAACGCCTTCTTTTACAAAAATAAAACCTCTCTACACTCCTGACGACTATTTACCCGAGAATTACATCGAAGAAATCGGATACCCGGGCAAATATCCGTTTACACGGGGCGTACAACCTACAATGTACAGAGGAAGACTCTGGACGATGCGCCAGTACGCCGGTTTCGGCACGGCTCGCGAGTCGAACGAACGATACCGTTACTTACTCTCGCAGGGACAGATGGGATTATCTGTAGCCTTCGACTTGCCGACGCAGATCGGTTACGACAGCGACGATCCGATGGCGCTCGGCGAAGTAGGAAAAGTCGGCGTTGCAATCGACACTCTTGCCGATATGGAAATTCTGTTCGATCAAATTCCGCTCGATAAAGTCTCGACTTCGATGACTATAAATGCACCCGCGTCGGTTTTGCTTGCAATGTATATTGCTGTGGCAGAAAAGCAAGGGGTATCCAAAGACAAACTGAGCGGAACAATCCAAAACGACATTTTGAAAGAATACGTCGCGCGTGGGACTTATATCTTCCCGCCGAAACCTTCGATGCGTCTCATAACAGACATTTTCAAATATTGCTCTGCGGAAATCCCGAAGTGGAACACAATCTCGATATCGGGCTACCATATAAGAGAGGCAGGCTCGACTGCAGCTCAGGAAGTAGGATTCACTCTTGCCGACGGAATTGCATACGTCGAAGCCGCAATCAATTCCGGTTTGAATGTTGACGATTTCGCCGGTCAACTTTCATTCTTTTTCAATTCTCACAACGACCTGCTGGAAGAAGTGGCTAAGTTCAGAGCCGCCAGACGACTCTGGGCTAAAATTATGAAAAACCGTTTTAAAGCGATAAAACCGAAATCGATGATGCTAAGGTTTCACGCTCAAACCGCCGGTTCGGCTTTGACAGCTCAGCAGGTCGACAACAACATCATACGCGTTGCGGTTCAAACGCTAGCGGCAACGCTCGGCGGCGCTCAGAGCCTCCATACGAATTCGCGGGACGAAGCCCTCGCTCTTCCAACCGAAGAATCGGTTAAAATTGCGTTGCGAACTCAGCAGATTATCGCTTACGAAAGCGGCGTTACAAATACAATCGATCCGCTTGCCGGCTCGTACTACGTGGAGTCTCTAACAAATCAAATCGAAAAAGAAGCCGAAGAATATATCAAGAAAATCGATTCTTTGGGCGGAATGGTTTCCGCAATTGAGCTCGGTTACGTCCAAACTGAGATTCAAAAATCCGCTTACAAATACCAGCAGGAAGTTGAAAAAGGGGAACGTATTATTATCGGAGTAAATAAATTTGCCGAGCGGGAAGAACATAAAGGCAAGTTACTGAAAATAGACGAACGCGTTCAGCAAGAACAGATTGATTTTCTGAGAAAAATCAAGTCGGAACGCGACAACGTTCTGGTAGAACAAAAATTAAAAGAATTAAAAACGGCAGCCGAAACCGATTCCAATTTAATGCCTTATATTATCGATGCTGTTAAAGCGTATTCGAGTATAGGGGAAATTTGCAACACGCTCCGATCAGTCTTCGGAGAATACAAAGAACAAGTAATAATCTAA
- the mce gene encoding methylmalonyl-CoA epimerase codes for MEITHIEHIGIAVKNLEQAIKYYEEVLGLKCYSIEEIRTQKTRTAFFMVGQTKIELLESTEPYGPIGRFIEAKGEGIHHIAFAVKNLPEALKEASEKGITLIDEEPKLGAEGLKIAFLHPKSTRGVLTELCEHPENENK; via the coding sequence ATGGAAATTACTCATATCGAACATATCGGCATTGCCGTTAAAAACCTCGAACAGGCTATTAAATACTACGAAGAGGTGCTCGGTCTGAAATGTTATTCGATAGAAGAAATAAGAACGCAAAAAACTCGCACGGCCTTTTTTATGGTAGGACAAACGAAAATCGAACTGCTCGAATCGACGGAGCCGTACGGTCCTATCGGCAGATTTATCGAAGCCAAAGGCGAAGGCATCCATCATATTGCATTTGCCGTTAAAAATTTGCCTGAAGCTTTGAAAGAAGCCTCCGAAAAAGGAATAACTCTGATTGACGAAGAACCGAAACTTGGAGCCGAAGGATTGAAGATTGCCTTCCTTCATCCAAAATCCACACGGGGCGTTTTGACCGAATTGTGCGAACATCCCGAAAATGAAAATAAATAA